One segment of Megachile rotundata isolate GNS110a chromosome 4, iyMegRotu1, whole genome shotgun sequence DNA contains the following:
- the HPS4 gene encoding Hermansky-Pudlak syndrome 4 protein isoform X5 yields the protein MSLFKSLIFIKENGDFKLVEMMIVFVYDTARCCKEDDDPAEAVMYFHPAWVSLTQRLALAGQLMAVNQFLTSSFSAPKSITLQGGKFVLKKFGQYVLAVGTDRNIHDWVLERRANTLESLLQFFHCDLNKILESFNNDRNKFTEKLYQMFETYLPILQYSANLFSNIPIIKLPKSASNIFLEAIQVLQYCQETNGIMGGALFYNNKVVATQLSSDLTKQIVITDPYRIKAPAERISTEFHLPVGVQLMRVYIEQKQFTKLLQEANNERYYSSYLDSAAKKTLQRKNMSKNAKELPLSGMKRDTSRIFTVPEEGELDSSQYNDNSHYVSSVPLTTYNSPVKRKQESKSDRPKCANPLTPSVCSTPLKDINRVLHGNVMLICNTNEEANGETEEEKKEVRTNVDDIPDVVKEALRCKRLNKLRNETPKEKLVKRKEFSKKSLSMHDLESSTNFYTNRISVRTYGLGLPQTKASMSPESSPRRRPMHRRQFHTITDPCYPVFRCDGLPASQSLYEQYISSHYEELKDDQNYLVNHNDFLVSLTKNCDAKNMTNNCDTITSNNSEKPGNSRDIKLGDKTKQETYRRSMSLPLKPLNITDNDDRRKSTSECGNSYDFLQKKKLDGLQLTPLMSKLSLLADERTSGFCSRETTPSEFRDLSGFSTTTNQLIKQKLEAVNKETGSDGEDELEEDWVTTSKNKVCLEKTELFLCGHQNMVLVLLMENGTANNPDLIHFLWQTCVSTLGKLEARLQQCLEPMPSNENKELYSILSIDPQWDTIHRSGLWGVTELDIVSCLHDRFKHASNLTDIIVR from the exons ATGTCtctttttaaatctttaatttttattaaagagaATGGTGATTTTAAGCTGGT AGAAAtgatgatagtgtttgtttacGACACTGCAAGGTGTTGTAAAGAAGATGATGATCCTGCCGAGGCAGTTATGTATTTCCATCCAGCATGGGTATCTCTTACTCAAAGACTAGCTTTAGCAGGTCAATTGATGGCTGTTAATCAGTTTCTTACCTCTTCTTTTTCTGCTCCAAAATCAATTACATTACAGGGTGGAAAATTTGTGTTAAAAAAATTTGGCCAGTATGTACTT GCAGTAGGAACTGATAGGAATATTCATGATTGGGTTCTAGAAAGGCGTGCAAATACATTGGAatcattattacaatttttccattgtgatctcaataaaatattagaatcatttaataatgatagaaataaaTTTACCGAAAAGTTATATCAAATGTTTGAAACATATTTGCCAATTCTTCAATATAGTGCCAATCTTTTTTCTAACATTCCTATTATTAAACTTCCAaag AGTGCTAGTAACATATTTTTAGAAGCAATTCAAGTTTTACAATATTGTCAAGAAACTAATGGTATTATGGGTGGTGCACTCTTCTATAACAATAA GGTAGTTGCTACTCAACTGAGTTCTGATTTGACAAAACAAATTGTTATAACTGATCCATATAGAATAAAG GCCCCAGCAGAGAGAATATCAACTGAATTTCATTTACCTGTTGGAGTGCAGTTAATGAGGGTGTACATTGAACAAAAACAATTCACGAAACTCTTACAAGAAGCAAATAATGAACGATATTACAGTTCTTATTTGGATTCTGCTGCAAAAAAGACCTTACAAAGAAAG AATATGTCCAAGAATGCTAAAGAATTACCTTTATCTGGGATGAAACGTGACACTTCTCGTATTTTTACTGTACCTGAAGAAGGAGAATTAGATTCATCACAGTATAATGATAATAGCCATTATGTATCTTCCGTTCCACTTACAACTTACAATTCTCCAGTTAAGCGCAAACAGGAAAGTAAATCAGACCGTCCTAAGTGTGCAAATCCTTTAACTCCAAGTGTTTGTTCTACGCCTTTAAAAGATATTAATAGAGTGTTGCATGGCAATGTCATGTTAATATGTAACACGAACGAGGAAGCAAATGGTGAaacagaagaagaaaagaaagaagtgaGAACAAATGTTGATGACATTCCAGATGTTGTTAAAGAAGCACTTAGATGTAaacgtttaaataaattacgaaACGAAACGCCAAAAGAAAAACTAGTTAAAAGGAAAGAATTCAGTAAAAAAAGTTTAAGCATGCATGATTTAGAAtcatctacaaatttttacactAATCGAATATCAGTTAGAACGTACGGACTAGGTTTACCGCAGACGAAAGCCAGTATGTCTCCTGAATCTTCCCCTCGAAGGAGACCTATGCATAGGAGACAGTTTCATACAATTACTGATCCTTGTTATCCTGTATTTCGATGTGATGGATTGCCAGCATCTCAATCTCTGTACGAGCAATACATATCTTCGCATTATGAAGAACTTAAAGACGATCAAAACTATTTAGTAAATCACAACGACTTTTTAGTAAGTTTAACAAAAAATTGTGATGCGAAGAATATGACTAACAACTGTGATACAATAACTAGTAATAATTCTGAAAAACCGGGTAATTCTCGTGACATAAAATTAGGTGATAAAACAAAACAGGAAACTTATCGTAGATCAATGAGTCTTCCTTTAAAACCACTCAATATTACCGACAACGATGATAGACGAAAATCAACATCAGAATGTGGCAACTCGTATGATTTTCTTCAGAAGAAAAAACTAGATGGTCTACAATTAACACCTCTCATGTCCAAACTTAGTTTACTTGCTGATGAAAGAACCAGTGGTTTTTGTAGTAGAGAAACTACTCCCAGCGAATTTCGTGATTTGTCTGGATTTTCAACGACAACAAATCAATTGATCAAACAAAAATTAGAAGCAGTTAATAAGGAAACTGGTAGTGATGGAGAGGATGAACTAGAAGAAGATTGGGTAACTACATCTAAGAATAAAGTTTGTCTTGAGAAAACGGAATTATTTCTTTGTGGACATCAAAATATGGTATTAGTATTGTTAATGGAAAACGGAACTGCCAATAATCCTGATCTTATACATTTTCTT TGGCAAACTTGTGTAAGTACATTAGGAAAACTCGAAGCAAGATTGCAGCAATGTCTAGAACCTATGCCGTCAAATGAAAATAAAGAGTTATATAGTATTTTAAGTATTGATCCCCAATGGGATACGATACATCGTTCTGGACTTTGGGGTGTCACTGAATTGGACATTGTTTCTTGTCTTCATGATAGATTCAAGCATGCTAGTAACCTCACGGATATCATTGTCAG ATAA
- the HPS4 gene encoding Hermansky-Pudlak syndrome 4 protein isoform X1, whose product MSLFKSLIFIKENGDFKLVEMMIVFVYDTARCCKEDDDPAEAVMYFHPAWVSLTQRLALAGQLMAVNQFLTSSFSAPKSITLQGGKFVLKKFGQYVLAVGTDRNIHDWVLERRANTLESLLQFFHCDLNKILESFNNDRNKFTEKLYQMFETYLPILQYSANLFSNIPIIKLPKSASNIFLEAIQVLQYCQETNGIMGGALFYNNKVVATQLSSDLTKQIVITDPYRIKAPAERISTEFHLPVGVQLMRVYIEQKQFTKLLQEANNERYYSSYLDSAAKKTLQRKNMSKNAKELPLSGMKRDTSRIFTVPEEGELDSSQYNDNSHYVSSVPLTTYNSPVKRKQESKSDRPKCANPLTPSVCSTPLKDINRVLHGNVMLICNTNEEANGETEEEKKEVRTNVDDIPDVVKEALRCKRLNKLRNETPKEKLVKRKEFSKKSLSMHDLESSTNFYTNRISVRTYGLGLPQTKASMSPESSPRRRPMHRRQFHTITDPCYPVFRCDGLPASQSLYEQYISSHYEELKDDQNYLVNHNDFLVSLTKNCDAKNMTNNCDTITSNNSEKPGNSRDIKLGDKTKQETYRRSMSLPLKPLNITDNDDRRKSTSECGNSYDFLQKKKLDGLQLTPLMSKLSLLADERTSGFCSRETTPSEFRDLSGFSTTTNQLIKQKLEAVNKETGSDGEDELEEDWVTTSKNKVCLEKTELFLCGHQNMVLVLLMENGTANNPDLIHFLWQTCVSTLGKLEARLQQCLEPMPSNENKELYSILSIDPQWDTIHRSGLWGVTELDIVSCLHDRFKHASNLTDIIVRTEDTVVYGNQCGNIEVFYQQAVAPNTSGGLPTPADLMGIVSLKAKRRLERDHGIVLL is encoded by the exons ATGTCtctttttaaatctttaatttttattaaagagaATGGTGATTTTAAGCTGGT AGAAAtgatgatagtgtttgtttacGACACTGCAAGGTGTTGTAAAGAAGATGATGATCCTGCCGAGGCAGTTATGTATTTCCATCCAGCATGGGTATCTCTTACTCAAAGACTAGCTTTAGCAGGTCAATTGATGGCTGTTAATCAGTTTCTTACCTCTTCTTTTTCTGCTCCAAAATCAATTACATTACAGGGTGGAAAATTTGTGTTAAAAAAATTTGGCCAGTATGTACTT GCAGTAGGAACTGATAGGAATATTCATGATTGGGTTCTAGAAAGGCGTGCAAATACATTGGAatcattattacaatttttccattgtgatctcaataaaatattagaatcatttaataatgatagaaataaaTTTACCGAAAAGTTATATCAAATGTTTGAAACATATTTGCCAATTCTTCAATATAGTGCCAATCTTTTTTCTAACATTCCTATTATTAAACTTCCAaag AGTGCTAGTAACATATTTTTAGAAGCAATTCAAGTTTTACAATATTGTCAAGAAACTAATGGTATTATGGGTGGTGCACTCTTCTATAACAATAA GGTAGTTGCTACTCAACTGAGTTCTGATTTGACAAAACAAATTGTTATAACTGATCCATATAGAATAAAG GCCCCAGCAGAGAGAATATCAACTGAATTTCATTTACCTGTTGGAGTGCAGTTAATGAGGGTGTACATTGAACAAAAACAATTCACGAAACTCTTACAAGAAGCAAATAATGAACGATATTACAGTTCTTATTTGGATTCTGCTGCAAAAAAGACCTTACAAAGAAAG AATATGTCCAAGAATGCTAAAGAATTACCTTTATCTGGGATGAAACGTGACACTTCTCGTATTTTTACTGTACCTGAAGAAGGAGAATTAGATTCATCACAGTATAATGATAATAGCCATTATGTATCTTCCGTTCCACTTACAACTTACAATTCTCCAGTTAAGCGCAAACAGGAAAGTAAATCAGACCGTCCTAAGTGTGCAAATCCTTTAACTCCAAGTGTTTGTTCTACGCCTTTAAAAGATATTAATAGAGTGTTGCATGGCAATGTCATGTTAATATGTAACACGAACGAGGAAGCAAATGGTGAaacagaagaagaaaagaaagaagtgaGAACAAATGTTGATGACATTCCAGATGTTGTTAAAGAAGCACTTAGATGTAaacgtttaaataaattacgaaACGAAACGCCAAAAGAAAAACTAGTTAAAAGGAAAGAATTCAGTAAAAAAAGTTTAAGCATGCATGATTTAGAAtcatctacaaatttttacactAATCGAATATCAGTTAGAACGTACGGACTAGGTTTACCGCAGACGAAAGCCAGTATGTCTCCTGAATCTTCCCCTCGAAGGAGACCTATGCATAGGAGACAGTTTCATACAATTACTGATCCTTGTTATCCTGTATTTCGATGTGATGGATTGCCAGCATCTCAATCTCTGTACGAGCAATACATATCTTCGCATTATGAAGAACTTAAAGACGATCAAAACTATTTAGTAAATCACAACGACTTTTTAGTAAGTTTAACAAAAAATTGTGATGCGAAGAATATGACTAACAACTGTGATACAATAACTAGTAATAATTCTGAAAAACCGGGTAATTCTCGTGACATAAAATTAGGTGATAAAACAAAACAGGAAACTTATCGTAGATCAATGAGTCTTCCTTTAAAACCACTCAATATTACCGACAACGATGATAGACGAAAATCAACATCAGAATGTGGCAACTCGTATGATTTTCTTCAGAAGAAAAAACTAGATGGTCTACAATTAACACCTCTCATGTCCAAACTTAGTTTACTTGCTGATGAAAGAACCAGTGGTTTTTGTAGTAGAGAAACTACTCCCAGCGAATTTCGTGATTTGTCTGGATTTTCAACGACAACAAATCAATTGATCAAACAAAAATTAGAAGCAGTTAATAAGGAAACTGGTAGTGATGGAGAGGATGAACTAGAAGAAGATTGGGTAACTACATCTAAGAATAAAGTTTGTCTTGAGAAAACGGAATTATTTCTTTGTGGACATCAAAATATGGTATTAGTATTGTTAATGGAAAACGGAACTGCCAATAATCCTGATCTTATACATTTTCTT TGGCAAACTTGTGTAAGTACATTAGGAAAACTCGAAGCAAGATTGCAGCAATGTCTAGAACCTATGCCGTCAAATGAAAATAAAGAGTTATATAGTATTTTAAGTATTGATCCCCAATGGGATACGATACATCGTTCTGGACTTTGGGGTGTCACTGAATTGGACATTGTTTCTTGTCTTCATGATAGATTCAAGCATGCTAGTAACCTCACGGATATCATTGTCAG aacGGAAGATACTGTTGTTTATGGTAACCAGTGTGGAAACATAGAGGTATTTTATCAACAAGCAGTGGCTCCAAATACCTCTGGAGGACTTCCGACTCCTGCAGATTTAATGGGAATTGTATCTCTTAAAGCAAAACGTAGACTAGAAAGAGATCACGGGATTGTATTactataa
- the HPS4 gene encoding Hermansky-Pudlak syndrome 4 protein isoform X2: MAKTFLSIISGEMMIVFVYDTARCCKEDDDPAEAVMYFHPAWVSLTQRLALAGQLMAVNQFLTSSFSAPKSITLQGGKFVLKKFGQYVLAVGTDRNIHDWVLERRANTLESLLQFFHCDLNKILESFNNDRNKFTEKLYQMFETYLPILQYSANLFSNIPIIKLPKSASNIFLEAIQVLQYCQETNGIMGGALFYNNKVVATQLSSDLTKQIVITDPYRIKAPAERISTEFHLPVGVQLMRVYIEQKQFTKLLQEANNERYYSSYLDSAAKKTLQRKNMSKNAKELPLSGMKRDTSRIFTVPEEGELDSSQYNDNSHYVSSVPLTTYNSPVKRKQESKSDRPKCANPLTPSVCSTPLKDINRVLHGNVMLICNTNEEANGETEEEKKEVRTNVDDIPDVVKEALRCKRLNKLRNETPKEKLVKRKEFSKKSLSMHDLESSTNFYTNRISVRTYGLGLPQTKASMSPESSPRRRPMHRRQFHTITDPCYPVFRCDGLPASQSLYEQYISSHYEELKDDQNYLVNHNDFLVSLTKNCDAKNMTNNCDTITSNNSEKPGNSRDIKLGDKTKQETYRRSMSLPLKPLNITDNDDRRKSTSECGNSYDFLQKKKLDGLQLTPLMSKLSLLADERTSGFCSRETTPSEFRDLSGFSTTTNQLIKQKLEAVNKETGSDGEDELEEDWVTTSKNKVCLEKTELFLCGHQNMVLVLLMENGTANNPDLIHFLWQTCVSTLGKLEARLQQCLEPMPSNENKELYSILSIDPQWDTIHRSGLWGVTELDIVSCLHDRFKHASNLTDIIVRTEDTVVYGNQCGNIEVFYQQAVAPNTSGGLPTPADLMGIVSLKAKRRLERDHGIVLL, from the exons ATGGCAAA AacatttttatcaattatttcaGG AGAAAtgatgatagtgtttgtttacGACACTGCAAGGTGTTGTAAAGAAGATGATGATCCTGCCGAGGCAGTTATGTATTTCCATCCAGCATGGGTATCTCTTACTCAAAGACTAGCTTTAGCAGGTCAATTGATGGCTGTTAATCAGTTTCTTACCTCTTCTTTTTCTGCTCCAAAATCAATTACATTACAGGGTGGAAAATTTGTGTTAAAAAAATTTGGCCAGTATGTACTT GCAGTAGGAACTGATAGGAATATTCATGATTGGGTTCTAGAAAGGCGTGCAAATACATTGGAatcattattacaatttttccattgtgatctcaataaaatattagaatcatttaataatgatagaaataaaTTTACCGAAAAGTTATATCAAATGTTTGAAACATATTTGCCAATTCTTCAATATAGTGCCAATCTTTTTTCTAACATTCCTATTATTAAACTTCCAaag AGTGCTAGTAACATATTTTTAGAAGCAATTCAAGTTTTACAATATTGTCAAGAAACTAATGGTATTATGGGTGGTGCACTCTTCTATAACAATAA GGTAGTTGCTACTCAACTGAGTTCTGATTTGACAAAACAAATTGTTATAACTGATCCATATAGAATAAAG GCCCCAGCAGAGAGAATATCAACTGAATTTCATTTACCTGTTGGAGTGCAGTTAATGAGGGTGTACATTGAACAAAAACAATTCACGAAACTCTTACAAGAAGCAAATAATGAACGATATTACAGTTCTTATTTGGATTCTGCTGCAAAAAAGACCTTACAAAGAAAG AATATGTCCAAGAATGCTAAAGAATTACCTTTATCTGGGATGAAACGTGACACTTCTCGTATTTTTACTGTACCTGAAGAAGGAGAATTAGATTCATCACAGTATAATGATAATAGCCATTATGTATCTTCCGTTCCACTTACAACTTACAATTCTCCAGTTAAGCGCAAACAGGAAAGTAAATCAGACCGTCCTAAGTGTGCAAATCCTTTAACTCCAAGTGTTTGTTCTACGCCTTTAAAAGATATTAATAGAGTGTTGCATGGCAATGTCATGTTAATATGTAACACGAACGAGGAAGCAAATGGTGAaacagaagaagaaaagaaagaagtgaGAACAAATGTTGATGACATTCCAGATGTTGTTAAAGAAGCACTTAGATGTAaacgtttaaataaattacgaaACGAAACGCCAAAAGAAAAACTAGTTAAAAGGAAAGAATTCAGTAAAAAAAGTTTAAGCATGCATGATTTAGAAtcatctacaaatttttacactAATCGAATATCAGTTAGAACGTACGGACTAGGTTTACCGCAGACGAAAGCCAGTATGTCTCCTGAATCTTCCCCTCGAAGGAGACCTATGCATAGGAGACAGTTTCATACAATTACTGATCCTTGTTATCCTGTATTTCGATGTGATGGATTGCCAGCATCTCAATCTCTGTACGAGCAATACATATCTTCGCATTATGAAGAACTTAAAGACGATCAAAACTATTTAGTAAATCACAACGACTTTTTAGTAAGTTTAACAAAAAATTGTGATGCGAAGAATATGACTAACAACTGTGATACAATAACTAGTAATAATTCTGAAAAACCGGGTAATTCTCGTGACATAAAATTAGGTGATAAAACAAAACAGGAAACTTATCGTAGATCAATGAGTCTTCCTTTAAAACCACTCAATATTACCGACAACGATGATAGACGAAAATCAACATCAGAATGTGGCAACTCGTATGATTTTCTTCAGAAGAAAAAACTAGATGGTCTACAATTAACACCTCTCATGTCCAAACTTAGTTTACTTGCTGATGAAAGAACCAGTGGTTTTTGTAGTAGAGAAACTACTCCCAGCGAATTTCGTGATTTGTCTGGATTTTCAACGACAACAAATCAATTGATCAAACAAAAATTAGAAGCAGTTAATAAGGAAACTGGTAGTGATGGAGAGGATGAACTAGAAGAAGATTGGGTAACTACATCTAAGAATAAAGTTTGTCTTGAGAAAACGGAATTATTTCTTTGTGGACATCAAAATATGGTATTAGTATTGTTAATGGAAAACGGAACTGCCAATAATCCTGATCTTATACATTTTCTT TGGCAAACTTGTGTAAGTACATTAGGAAAACTCGAAGCAAGATTGCAGCAATGTCTAGAACCTATGCCGTCAAATGAAAATAAAGAGTTATATAGTATTTTAAGTATTGATCCCCAATGGGATACGATACATCGTTCTGGACTTTGGGGTGTCACTGAATTGGACATTGTTTCTTGTCTTCATGATAGATTCAAGCATGCTAGTAACCTCACGGATATCATTGTCAG aacGGAAGATACTGTTGTTTATGGTAACCAGTGTGGAAACATAGAGGTATTTTATCAACAAGCAGTGGCTCCAAATACCTCTGGAGGACTTCCGACTCCTGCAGATTTAATGGGAATTGTATCTCTTAAAGCAAAACGTAGACTAGAAAGAGATCACGGGATTGTATTactataa
- the HPS4 gene encoding Hermansky-Pudlak syndrome 4 protein isoform X3: MAKEMMIVFVYDTARCCKEDDDPAEAVMYFHPAWVSLTQRLALAGQLMAVNQFLTSSFSAPKSITLQGGKFVLKKFGQYVLAVGTDRNIHDWVLERRANTLESLLQFFHCDLNKILESFNNDRNKFTEKLYQMFETYLPILQYSANLFSNIPIIKLPKSASNIFLEAIQVLQYCQETNGIMGGALFYNNKVVATQLSSDLTKQIVITDPYRIKAPAERISTEFHLPVGVQLMRVYIEQKQFTKLLQEANNERYYSSYLDSAAKKTLQRKNMSKNAKELPLSGMKRDTSRIFTVPEEGELDSSQYNDNSHYVSSVPLTTYNSPVKRKQESKSDRPKCANPLTPSVCSTPLKDINRVLHGNVMLICNTNEEANGETEEEKKEVRTNVDDIPDVVKEALRCKRLNKLRNETPKEKLVKRKEFSKKSLSMHDLESSTNFYTNRISVRTYGLGLPQTKASMSPESSPRRRPMHRRQFHTITDPCYPVFRCDGLPASQSLYEQYISSHYEELKDDQNYLVNHNDFLVSLTKNCDAKNMTNNCDTITSNNSEKPGNSRDIKLGDKTKQETYRRSMSLPLKPLNITDNDDRRKSTSECGNSYDFLQKKKLDGLQLTPLMSKLSLLADERTSGFCSRETTPSEFRDLSGFSTTTNQLIKQKLEAVNKETGSDGEDELEEDWVTTSKNKVCLEKTELFLCGHQNMVLVLLMENGTANNPDLIHFLWQTCVSTLGKLEARLQQCLEPMPSNENKELYSILSIDPQWDTIHRSGLWGVTELDIVSCLHDRFKHASNLTDIIVRTEDTVVYGNQCGNIEVFYQQAVAPNTSGGLPTPADLMGIVSLKAKRRLERDHGIVLL; encoded by the exons ATGGCAAA AGAAAtgatgatagtgtttgtttacGACACTGCAAGGTGTTGTAAAGAAGATGATGATCCTGCCGAGGCAGTTATGTATTTCCATCCAGCATGGGTATCTCTTACTCAAAGACTAGCTTTAGCAGGTCAATTGATGGCTGTTAATCAGTTTCTTACCTCTTCTTTTTCTGCTCCAAAATCAATTACATTACAGGGTGGAAAATTTGTGTTAAAAAAATTTGGCCAGTATGTACTT GCAGTAGGAACTGATAGGAATATTCATGATTGGGTTCTAGAAAGGCGTGCAAATACATTGGAatcattattacaatttttccattgtgatctcaataaaatattagaatcatttaataatgatagaaataaaTTTACCGAAAAGTTATATCAAATGTTTGAAACATATTTGCCAATTCTTCAATATAGTGCCAATCTTTTTTCTAACATTCCTATTATTAAACTTCCAaag AGTGCTAGTAACATATTTTTAGAAGCAATTCAAGTTTTACAATATTGTCAAGAAACTAATGGTATTATGGGTGGTGCACTCTTCTATAACAATAA GGTAGTTGCTACTCAACTGAGTTCTGATTTGACAAAACAAATTGTTATAACTGATCCATATAGAATAAAG GCCCCAGCAGAGAGAATATCAACTGAATTTCATTTACCTGTTGGAGTGCAGTTAATGAGGGTGTACATTGAACAAAAACAATTCACGAAACTCTTACAAGAAGCAAATAATGAACGATATTACAGTTCTTATTTGGATTCTGCTGCAAAAAAGACCTTACAAAGAAAG AATATGTCCAAGAATGCTAAAGAATTACCTTTATCTGGGATGAAACGTGACACTTCTCGTATTTTTACTGTACCTGAAGAAGGAGAATTAGATTCATCACAGTATAATGATAATAGCCATTATGTATCTTCCGTTCCACTTACAACTTACAATTCTCCAGTTAAGCGCAAACAGGAAAGTAAATCAGACCGTCCTAAGTGTGCAAATCCTTTAACTCCAAGTGTTTGTTCTACGCCTTTAAAAGATATTAATAGAGTGTTGCATGGCAATGTCATGTTAATATGTAACACGAACGAGGAAGCAAATGGTGAaacagaagaagaaaagaaagaagtgaGAACAAATGTTGATGACATTCCAGATGTTGTTAAAGAAGCACTTAGATGTAaacgtttaaataaattacgaaACGAAACGCCAAAAGAAAAACTAGTTAAAAGGAAAGAATTCAGTAAAAAAAGTTTAAGCATGCATGATTTAGAAtcatctacaaatttttacactAATCGAATATCAGTTAGAACGTACGGACTAGGTTTACCGCAGACGAAAGCCAGTATGTCTCCTGAATCTTCCCCTCGAAGGAGACCTATGCATAGGAGACAGTTTCATACAATTACTGATCCTTGTTATCCTGTATTTCGATGTGATGGATTGCCAGCATCTCAATCTCTGTACGAGCAATACATATCTTCGCATTATGAAGAACTTAAAGACGATCAAAACTATTTAGTAAATCACAACGACTTTTTAGTAAGTTTAACAAAAAATTGTGATGCGAAGAATATGACTAACAACTGTGATACAATAACTAGTAATAATTCTGAAAAACCGGGTAATTCTCGTGACATAAAATTAGGTGATAAAACAAAACAGGAAACTTATCGTAGATCAATGAGTCTTCCTTTAAAACCACTCAATATTACCGACAACGATGATAGACGAAAATCAACATCAGAATGTGGCAACTCGTATGATTTTCTTCAGAAGAAAAAACTAGATGGTCTACAATTAACACCTCTCATGTCCAAACTTAGTTTACTTGCTGATGAAAGAACCAGTGGTTTTTGTAGTAGAGAAACTACTCCCAGCGAATTTCGTGATTTGTCTGGATTTTCAACGACAACAAATCAATTGATCAAACAAAAATTAGAAGCAGTTAATAAGGAAACTGGTAGTGATGGAGAGGATGAACTAGAAGAAGATTGGGTAACTACATCTAAGAATAAAGTTTGTCTTGAGAAAACGGAATTATTTCTTTGTGGACATCAAAATATGGTATTAGTATTGTTAATGGAAAACGGAACTGCCAATAATCCTGATCTTATACATTTTCTT TGGCAAACTTGTGTAAGTACATTAGGAAAACTCGAAGCAAGATTGCAGCAATGTCTAGAACCTATGCCGTCAAATGAAAATAAAGAGTTATATAGTATTTTAAGTATTGATCCCCAATGGGATACGATACATCGTTCTGGACTTTGGGGTGTCACTGAATTGGACATTGTTTCTTGTCTTCATGATAGATTCAAGCATGCTAGTAACCTCACGGATATCATTGTCAG aacGGAAGATACTGTTGTTTATGGTAACCAGTGTGGAAACATAGAGGTATTTTATCAACAAGCAGTGGCTCCAAATACCTCTGGAGGACTTCCGACTCCTGCAGATTTAATGGGAATTGTATCTCTTAAAGCAAAACGTAGACTAGAAAGAGATCACGGGATTGTATTactataa